The Allocatelliglobosispora scoriae genome contains a region encoding:
- a CDS encoding ArsA family ATPase — translation MSHSLDVDGLLSDASVRIVVCCGSGGVGKTTTAAALALRAAERHGRHVVVLTIDPARRLAQSLGLTELDNTPRAVTGMDESAGGELSAMMLDMKRTFDEVVAAHTEPARAKEIFANPFYQAMSSTFSGTQEYMAMEKLAQLRASKDWDLIVVDTPPSRSALDFLDAPARLGRFLDGKMLRLLIAPAKAGGRSVFNLVTASFGLFSKAVQKILGAQLLTDLSGFVAALDSMFGGFRERSEQTYRVLQDPQTAFLVVAAPEPDAVREAAFFAGRLGEERMPLAGLVLNRVHQTGAAEISAAEALAAADSIAAEFPVAADALRIHAAVAEQAEREQRVIGRFTGEFPQVPVLAIAAQATDVHDLDGLRAILA, via the coding sequence GTGAGTCATTCTCTGGATGTCGACGGGCTCCTCAGTGACGCGTCCGTGCGGATCGTGGTCTGCTGCGGATCGGGCGGGGTGGGCAAGACGACCACGGCTGCCGCACTTGCCCTACGCGCGGCGGAGCGGCACGGGCGCCATGTCGTCGTGCTCACGATCGACCCGGCCCGCCGCCTGGCGCAGTCGCTGGGCCTGACCGAGCTCGACAACACCCCGCGCGCCGTCACCGGCATGGACGAGAGCGCCGGTGGCGAGCTCTCAGCGATGATGCTCGACATGAAGCGGACCTTCGACGAGGTCGTGGCCGCCCACACCGAGCCGGCCCGGGCCAAGGAGATCTTCGCGAACCCGTTCTACCAGGCGATGAGCTCGACCTTCTCCGGCACTCAGGAATACATGGCGATGGAGAAGCTCGCCCAGCTCCGCGCCTCGAAGGACTGGGATCTCATCGTCGTCGACACCCCGCCCTCACGGTCGGCGCTGGACTTCCTCGACGCACCGGCCCGCCTGGGCCGCTTCCTCGACGGCAAGATGCTCCGGCTGCTGATCGCCCCGGCCAAGGCCGGCGGGCGCAGCGTCTTCAACCTGGTCACGGCGTCGTTCGGGCTCTTCTCGAAGGCGGTCCAGAAGATCCTCGGTGCGCAGCTGCTCACCGATCTCTCGGGCTTCGTCGCGGCGCTCGACTCGATGTTCGGCGGGTTCCGCGAGCGGTCCGAGCAGACCTATCGGGTCCTCCAGGATCCCCAGACGGCGTTCCTGGTGGTCGCGGCGCCGGAGCCCGACGCCGTCCGCGAGGCGGCCTTCTTCGCCGGCCGGCTCGGCGAGGAGCGGATGCCGCTGGCTGGGCTGGTTCTCAACCGGGTGCATCAGACCGGTGCGGCCGAGATCTCCGCGGCGGAGGCGCTCGCCGCCGCCGACTCGATCGCGGCGGAGTTCCCCGTCGCCGCCGACGCGCTGCGGATCCACGCGGCCGTCGCCGAGCAGGCGGAGCGCGAGCAGCGGGTGATCGGCCGGTTCACCGGCGAGTTCCCCCAGGTCCCGGTGCTGGCGATCGCCGCTCAGGCAACGGATGTGCACGACCTCGACGGCCTGCGCGCCATCCTGGCGTAG
- a CDS encoding ArsA family ATPase — MTSSTLTDGPANSWPARLHVVSGKGGVGKTSVAAALALALADQGRRTLLVEVEGRQGIAQLFGLPPLPYEERLVATVPGGGEVRALAVDPEEALLEYLALFYKLGAAGRALRKVGAIDFATTIAPGLRDVLLTGKVKEATTRTDERGRRVYHAVVLDAPPTGRIGRFLNVTAEAAKLAKMGPIKNQSEGVAALLRSPMTSVHLVTLLEEMPVQETVDAVAELKGLGIAVGKVIVNRAQPQLLEGSRRITLADIRRGLVAAGLPADKPTVAGLQVEATAYLARRSIEQELGAELAEVGRPLVELPLLPGGIGRDTLTDLASLLRAAP; from the coding sequence ATGACCTCCTCGACGCTGACGGACGGGCCGGCCAACTCATGGCCGGCCCGTCTGCACGTGGTCAGCGGCAAGGGCGGCGTGGGCAAGACCTCGGTCGCCGCGGCGCTGGCTCTCGCGCTCGCCGATCAGGGCCGGCGCACGCTCCTCGTCGAGGTGGAGGGCAGGCAGGGCATCGCCCAGCTCTTCGGGCTGCCACCGCTGCCCTACGAGGAGCGGCTGGTGGCGACCGTGCCGGGCGGCGGTGAGGTCCGCGCGCTCGCGGTCGACCCCGAGGAAGCCCTCCTGGAGTACCTCGCCCTCTTCTACAAGCTCGGCGCGGCCGGCCGGGCGCTGCGCAAGGTCGGCGCCATCGACTTCGCCACCACGATCGCCCCCGGGCTGCGGGATGTCCTGCTCACCGGCAAGGTGAAGGAGGCGACCACCCGCACCGACGAGCGCGGTCGCCGGGTCTATCACGCGGTGGTGCTCGACGCACCGCCCACCGGCCGGATCGGCCGCTTCCTCAACGTCACCGCCGAGGCGGCGAAGCTCGCCAAGATGGGCCCGATCAAAAACCAGAGCGAGGGCGTGGCGGCGCTGCTGCGCTCGCCGATGACCTCCGTGCACCTGGTGACGCTCCTGGAGGAGATGCCGGTGCAGGAGACGGTCGACGCGGTCGCCGAGCTCAAGGGCCTCGGCATCGCGGTGGGCAAGGTGATCGTCAACCGCGCGCAGCCGCAACTTCTCGAGGGGTCCCGCCGCATCACGCTCGCCGACATCCGCCGCGGCCTCGTCGCCGCGGGCCTGCCCGCCGACAAGCCGACCGTCGCCGGTCTCCAGGTCGAGGCGACCGCCTACCTGGCGCGCCGGTCGATCGAGCAGGAACTCGGCGCCGAGCTGGCCGAGGTGGGCCGCCCCCTGGTCGAGCTGCCGCTGCTGCCCGGCGGCATCGGCAGGGACACCCTGACCGACCTCGCGAGCCTTCTGCGGGCGGCGCCGTGA
- a CDS encoding Rv0361 family membrane protein, with the protein MTEPLTPPTDPYQQPASAPEPPTAPIQPPADQPVAAQPAGDGTQPYPSAPAFPAPQEYPATTAYPAAPTFQSGPAPVAPGTPDATPPTSGYPVAPAPGYPAAAPTSGYPAAAPTSGYPAAAPTSGYPAAAPTSGYPTAAPTSGYPAAAPVSGYPAAPTSGYPAAAPVSGYPAAPTSGYPAQPGYGQQPGYPQTAPQGYPAYGQPGQPGYPAGYPTPEAPKKKSKAPLIIGIVLGVLLLLCGGGGLAAFLIFKNNVDPLGTGYDTPKTATNAFLNAFYVEKNSGKAEETVCKQARVKKDIDAQIERIAGYYTTYNSPKFTWEIKVTDETAESAKADVKLTMTTADEKVSTQNLSLVVTKMDGWRVCDVKG; encoded by the coding sequence ATGACTGAGCCGCTGACGCCGCCGACCGACCCCTACCAGCAGCCGGCGTCCGCGCCGGAGCCGCCGACCGCGCCGATCCAGCCGCCCGCCGACCAGCCCGTCGCAGCGCAGCCGGCCGGCGACGGCACGCAGCCGTACCCGAGCGCGCCGGCCTTCCCCGCACCGCAGGAGTACCCCGCCACGACTGCCTACCCGGCGGCGCCGACCTTCCAGTCGGGCCCGGCCCCCGTGGCTCCCGGCACGCCGGACGCGACCCCGCCGACCTCCGGCTACCCCGTCGCCCCCGCGCCCGGCTACCCGGCCGCCGCCCCCACCTCGGGCTACCCGGCTGCGGCGCCGACCTCCGGCTACCCGGCCGCCGCCCCGACCTCGGGCTACCCCGCCGCCGCCCCGACCTCGGGCTATCCGACCGCGGCGCCGACCTCGGGCTACCCCGCCGCCGCTCCGGTCTCGGGCTACCCCGCTGCCCCCACCTCGGGTTACCCGGCCGCCGCTCCGGTCTCTGGCTACCCCGCCGCGCCGACCTCCGGTTACCCGGCTCAGCCCGGCTACGGTCAGCAGCCCGGCTACCCGCAGACCGCGCCGCAGGGCTACCCCGCCTACGGCCAGCCCGGTCAGCCCGGTTACCCGGCCGGTTACCCCACGCCCGAGGCTCCCAAGAAGAAGAGCAAGGCGCCGCTGATCATCGGCATCGTGCTCGGCGTCCTGCTGCTGCTCTGCGGCGGCGGCGGCCTGGCGGCGTTCCTGATCTTCAAGAACAACGTCGACCCGCTCGGCACCGGCTACGACACCCCGAAGACCGCGACGAACGCCTTCCTCAACGCCTTCTATGTCGAGAAGAACTCCGGCAAGGCCGAGGAGACCGTCTGCAAGCAGGCGCGGGTCAAGAAGGACATCGACGCCCAGATCGAGCGGATCGCCGGTTACTACACGACCTACAACAGCCCCAAGTTCACCTGGGAGATCAAGGTCACCGACGAGACGGCCGAGAGCGCGAAGGCCGATGTCAAGCTCACGATGACCACCGCCGACGAGAAGGTCAGCACTCAGAACCTCTCCCTGGTCGTCACCAAGATGGATGGCTGGCGGGTGTGTGACGTCAAGGGATGA
- a CDS encoding DUF4177 domain-containing protein: MTKWEYATVPLLVHATKQILDNWGTDGWELVAVVPGPNPEQLVAYFKRPKEA, translated from the coding sequence ATGACGAAGTGGGAGTACGCGACCGTGCCGCTTTTGGTGCACGCGACCAAGCAGATCCTGGATAACTGGGGTACGGACGGCTGGGAACTGGTTGCTGTGGTCCCTGGACCCAACCCGGAACAGCTCGTCGCCTACTTCAAGCGGCCCAAGGAGGCCTAG
- a CDS encoding RidA family protein, producing MTDPYAKLGELGLTLPEVVPPVASYVPAVQSGDQVFVSGQLPMVDGKLLATGKVGDGVSPEQAKELAERCALNALAAIDSLVGLEKVVKIVKVTGFVAAAEGFTAIPAVINGASELFGAVFGEAGRHARSAVGVAELPLGSPVEVEVIAEVSE from the coding sequence ATGACTGACCCGTACGCCAAGCTCGGCGAGCTCGGACTCACGCTCCCCGAGGTGGTGCCGCCGGTCGCCTCCTATGTACCGGCGGTGCAGTCGGGCGACCAGGTGTTCGTCTCGGGCCAGCTGCCGATGGTCGACGGCAAGCTCCTCGCCACCGGCAAGGTCGGTGACGGGGTCTCGCCCGAGCAGGCCAAGGAGCTCGCGGAGCGGTGCGCGCTGAACGCGCTCGCCGCGATCGACTCCCTGGTGGGCCTGGAGAAGGTTGTCAAGATCGTTAAAGTGACCGGGTTCGTCGCCGCGGCCGAGGGCTTCACGGCCATCCCCGCGGTGATCAACGGTGCCTCCGAGCTCTTCGGCGCGGTCTTCGGCGAGGCCGGACGGCACGCTCGCAGTGCTGTCGGTGTCGCCGAACTGCCGCTGGGCTCGCCCGTCGAGGTCGAGGTCATCGCCGAGGTCTCCGAGTAG
- a CDS encoding MBL fold metallo-hydrolase: MAGGARLPEWVSLLRAPNPGPMTLDGTNTWIVDGRICIDPGPDDQGHLAAIGSVDEIVTTHGHPDHTDGVPGLIELTGAVVVTAPTGLEVLPTPGHTADSVCFVADRDGERAVFTGDTILGRGTTVVAWPDGDLGAYLASLRVLAGFDGVLGLPGHGPVIPDVGAAARAYLSHREQRLDQVRAALAAGAETAEDVVDVVYADVDPGVRFAAVWSVRAQLAYLGRP; this comes from the coding sequence ATGGCGGGTGGGGCTCGGCTTCCTGAGTGGGTGTCTCTGCTTCGTGCACCCAACCCCGGACCGATGACGCTGGACGGGACCAACACCTGGATCGTCGACGGGCGGATCTGCATCGACCCCGGCCCCGATGACCAGGGACATCTCGCCGCGATCGGCTCGGTCGACGAGATCGTGACCACGCACGGGCACCCGGACCATACCGATGGCGTCCCCGGTCTGATCGAGCTCACGGGCGCCGTGGTCGTCACCGCTCCGACCGGTCTGGAGGTCCTCCCGACACCCGGACACACCGCCGACTCGGTCTGCTTCGTCGCCGATCGCGACGGCGAGCGTGCCGTCTTCACCGGCGACACGATCCTCGGCCGGGGGACGACCGTCGTCGCGTGGCCCGATGGCGATCTCGGTGCCTATCTGGCGAGCCTGCGGGTGCTGGCGGGCTTCGACGGAGTGCTCGGGCTGCCGGGGCACGGTCCGGTCATCCCCGACGTGGGTGCCGCGGCGAGGGCCTATCTGAGCCATCGGGAGCAGCGCCTCGACCAGGTCCGCGCCGCGCTCGCCGCGGGCGCCGAGACCGCCGAGGATGTCGTCGACGTGGTCTATGCCGACGTGGATCCGGGTGTCCGCTTCGCGGCGGTGTGGTCGGTTCGTGCTCAGCTCGCCTACCTGGGGCGGCCATGA
- a CDS encoding adenylate/guanylate cyclase domain-containing protein, protein MTCPICGTVAVLGANFCHNCGAALPAAADLPRAERRVVTVLFGDLSDFTSWSEDLDPERVGAVTDRVMAALAGAVKTFGGHVDKLTGDGIMAVFGAPVAHEDDAERAVRAALSIQRAVRRVLDDERGGGAPLGLRVGLNTGEVIAGIQGAIEYTVIGDVVNTAARLADAAAIGAVYAGRRTADATRHLAGWRELRPLRLKGKREPVEAFELLGLHDAPGTRSGMGDEAPFVGREAELGRVIGRLAEVVDRNEPRVLVLTAEAGIGKTRFAAEVERFATGYEVVPGRYPARTGARVLSVHCAAYGERRRLAPLADLVRQAIGLPMDQSTAVTRVAIEERLIRLRQRLLARSRPGEPVPAIAVDHLLILLGLYPDGARPIDDETKNADLSVLAKAVAGFLSALAAESPVVVLVDDLQDATPDTIDALGITLAELTGPILVLLLGRPELVRKAGLLTRVADAEVQTLAPLRGADAARLLASYLRGGRLPQPDEDRLLATAQGNPFYLAELVTLLIERGALTRGIAGRPVPTTAAGGLGSPHRAIPSASRAEPASVWRLTPGSLGSRLLSRDLAAVLAARIDALPADARSVLRDAAVVGDTSPAGALEALRERRSGRDGRPAAVVAVELDRAIDELLARRMLRRVRGGFAFATPLLREAAYGGISKADLADRHAFLARWAAPAGPSAADEPWTAPSGRRLAPAMHGVPDDVRDDFIADHAERAHQLADAVRLRPDAAAREVSPLGVAALGRAAARASAEGEPASALELTARAEKLAGSLPLPIWLTHARALLQSGRTAEALTNSEKIIANAAEEPRIRAAALLLAGRAHRVLGDPVRSTACWQEALSVATEASASAERAEAMRRLGMADFLSGRLSDAGSRFAAAFQVAVAAGDRRSQAWSLQNLAWVTTTRGDFAGADAALGRAARLFAELRDPAGRAWLRGATAFNRLLAGRLTEAQRLARVFLPFGERVGEAWAVGTLRAVDAYAAAELGELDSADRDARRAYRDFAAANDLWGRGFALVVRGVIARGLNEPGHAADLLSDALTYGERTAHPLLLGMAGTMRGFVSLDQGDPDGAERDARRVLSIVTEHGMLESVQVGPRALLGAARLAAGDPQGAIDALEVLARKPTAPSMLFSRSQAVALYASALLAAGRRDEALTQAELAVALPADDIRSKRVATRVLTEVRSAT, encoded by the coding sequence ATGACCTGCCCCATCTGCGGGACCGTCGCCGTCCTCGGGGCCAACTTCTGTCACAACTGCGGAGCCGCGCTTCCGGCCGCCGCCGACCTGCCCCGGGCCGAGCGCCGGGTCGTCACCGTGCTCTTCGGCGACCTCTCCGACTTCACCTCCTGGTCGGAGGATCTCGATCCCGAGCGGGTCGGCGCGGTCACCGACCGGGTGATGGCGGCCCTCGCCGGCGCCGTGAAGACCTTCGGCGGGCACGTCGACAAGCTCACCGGCGACGGGATCATGGCGGTCTTCGGCGCGCCCGTGGCGCACGAGGACGACGCCGAGCGGGCCGTTCGCGCTGCTCTCTCCATCCAGCGCGCGGTGCGGCGGGTCCTCGACGACGAGCGGGGCGGCGGGGCGCCGTTGGGGCTGCGGGTCGGGCTCAACACCGGCGAGGTCATCGCGGGCATCCAGGGTGCCATCGAATACACGGTCATCGGCGACGTGGTCAACACCGCTGCCCGGCTCGCCGACGCAGCCGCCATCGGTGCGGTGTACGCGGGTCGGCGTACCGCCGATGCCACCCGCCACCTGGCCGGCTGGCGCGAGTTGCGACCCCTGCGGCTGAAGGGCAAACGCGAACCCGTCGAGGCGTTCGAGCTGCTGGGGCTGCATGACGCACCCGGCACCCGCAGCGGCATGGGCGACGAGGCACCCTTCGTGGGGCGGGAGGCGGAGCTGGGCCGGGTGATCGGCCGGCTCGCCGAGGTCGTCGACCGCAACGAGCCCCGGGTCCTGGTGCTCACCGCCGAGGCGGGCATCGGCAAGACCCGCTTCGCGGCCGAGGTGGAGCGCTTCGCCACGGGTTACGAGGTGGTGCCGGGCCGCTACCCGGCCCGGACCGGCGCGCGGGTGCTGAGCGTGCACTGTGCGGCCTACGGCGAGCGCCGGCGGCTGGCACCCCTGGCCGACCTGGTCCGCCAGGCGATCGGCCTGCCGATGGACCAGTCCACCGCGGTGACCCGCGTCGCGATCGAGGAACGCCTGATCCGGCTGCGCCAGCGGCTGCTGGCCCGCTCCCGGCCGGGCGAGCCGGTGCCCGCGATCGCCGTCGATCACCTGCTCATCCTGCTCGGCCTCTATCCCGACGGCGCCCGTCCCATCGACGACGAGACCAAGAACGCCGATCTCTCCGTGCTCGCGAAGGCGGTGGCCGGGTTCCTCTCGGCCCTCGCCGCCGAATCACCCGTCGTGGTGCTCGTCGACGACCTCCAGGACGCCACCCCCGACACGATCGACGCGCTCGGCATCACCCTCGCCGAGTTGACCGGCCCGATCCTGGTGCTGCTGCTGGGGCGGCCGGAGCTCGTCCGCAAGGCCGGGCTGCTGACCCGGGTCGCCGACGCCGAGGTGCAGACCCTCGCGCCGCTGCGGGGCGCCGACGCGGCCCGGCTGCTCGCGAGCTATCTGCGCGGCGGGCGGCTGCCGCAGCCCGACGAGGACCGGTTGCTCGCCACCGCGCAGGGCAACCCGTTCTACCTCGCCGAGCTCGTCACCCTGCTGATCGAGCGCGGTGCTCTGACCAGGGGAATCGCCGGTCGACCGGTCCCGACGACCGCGGCGGGCGGGCTCGGTTCCCCGCATCGGGCGATCCCGTCGGCGAGCCGCGCGGAGCCCGCCAGCGTGTGGCGGCTGACCCCGGGCTCGCTCGGCTCCCGGCTGCTCTCCCGCGACCTCGCGGCGGTCCTCGCCGCCCGCATCGATGCGCTCCCCGCCGATGCCCGATCGGTGCTGCGGGACGCGGCGGTCGTGGGCGACACCTCACCGGCGGGCGCCCTGGAGGCGCTGCGCGAACGCCGCTCCGGCCGCGACGGCCGCCCGGCTGCCGTGGTCGCCGTCGAGCTCGACCGGGCCATCGACGAGCTGCTCGCCCGGCGGATGCTGCGCCGGGTGCGGGGCGGCTTCGCCTTCGCCACGCCGCTGCTGCGCGAGGCGGCCTACGGAGGCATCTCCAAGGCCGATCTCGCCGACCGTCATGCCTTCCTGGCCCGCTGGGCCGCACCGGCCGGTCCGAGCGCCGCCGACGAACCCTGGACCGCCCCGTCGGGCCGTCGGCTCGCTCCGGCGATGCACGGCGTCCCGGACGATGTGCGCGACGACTTCATCGCCGACCACGCGGAGCGGGCGCACCAGCTCGCCGACGCGGTGCGGCTGCGTCCCGACGCCGCAGCCAGGGAGGTCTCCCCGCTCGGGGTCGCCGCCCTCGGCCGGGCCGCAGCGCGAGCCAGCGCCGAGGGCGAGCCCGCCTCGGCACTGGAGCTGACGGCACGGGCGGAGAAGCTCGCCGGTTCGCTGCCGCTGCCGATCTGGCTCACCCACGCTCGCGCGCTGCTGCAGTCGGGCCGGACGGCGGAGGCGCTCACCAACTCCGAGAAGATCATCGCCAACGCGGCCGAGGAGCCACGGATCCGAGCCGCTGCGCTGCTGCTCGCCGGTCGGGCGCATCGTGTGCTCGGCGACCCCGTGCGCAGCACCGCGTGCTGGCAGGAGGCCCTCTCGGTGGCGACCGAGGCGTCGGCTTCGGCTGAGCGTGCCGAGGCGATGCGGCGGCTGGGCATGGCCGACTTCCTCAGCGGGCGGCTCTCCGACGCGGGGTCCCGCTTCGCGGCTGCGTTCCAGGTGGCTGTCGCGGCCGGTGACCGCCGCTCGCAGGCCTGGTCGCTGCAGAACCTCGCCTGGGTCACCACGACCCGGGGTGACTTCGCCGGTGCCGACGCGGCGCTGGGCCGGGCGGCCCGGCTCTTCGCCGAGCTGCGTGACCCGGCCGGGCGGGCCTGGCTGCGCGGGGCCACCGCCTTCAACCGCCTGCTCGCGGGGCGCCTCACCGAGGCACAGCGGCTCGCCCGGGTCTTCCTGCCCTTCGGCGAGCGGGTCGGCGAGGCCTGGGCCGTCGGCACGCTGCGCGCGGTCGACGCCTACGCCGCTGCCGAGTTGGGCGAGCTCGACTCGGCGGACCGCGACGCCCGGCGCGCCTATCGCGACTTCGCCGCCGCCAATGATCTCTGGGGGCGGGGGTTCGCGCTGGTGGTGCGGGGTGTCATCGCCCGGGGCCTCAATGAACCGGGCCACGCCGCCGACCTGCTCAGCGACGCGCTCACCTATGGCGAGCGCACGGCGCACCCGCTGCTGCTCGGCATGGCCGGCACGATGCGCGGCTTCGTCAGCCTGGACCAGGGCGACCCCGACGGCGCCGAGCGCGACGCCCGCCGGGTGCTCTCGATCGTCACCGAGCACGGCATGCTGGAGTCCGTCCAGGTCGGTCCACGGGCGCTACTGGGCGCCGCGCGGCTCGCGGCCGGTGACCCCCAAGGCGCTATCGACGCGCTCGAGGTGCTCGCCCGCAAGCCCACCGCCCCGTCGATGCTCTTCTCCCGCAGTCAGGCGGTCGCGCTCTACGCCTCGGCCCTGCTCGCCGCCGGACGCCGCGATGAGGCGCTCACACAGGCGGAGTTGGCGGTCGCATTACCCGCCGACGACATTCGCAGTAAGCGGGTAGCCACCCGGGTGCTGACCGAGGTCCGGTCGGCCACGTAA
- a CDS encoding serine/threonine-protein kinase, with amino-acid sequence MNNPQSADLPPTIAGLGELKLHSHGGYATIYRATQGRVGREVAVKIENRTIEDELEQRRFIREAHAAGRMSSHRHVVDLFDAGVTDDNRPFLVMELCAESYADRMKVGVLDQVEVRELGVKIAGALADAHKLGVLHRDVKPANILISVFGEPALADFGLSILVEMRDPTVNLEILTPAYAPPEMFDRAEPAPAADVYSLCATLYALLRGAPPRWRDDHYLGLSALLELFTEAIPDLAGVSPQLTELLRQGMSNDPLDRPTAAELAGRLAALELTSEIPGQRGAPSLDRRSDAADEVTAPAPRRWSLARLFGLDD; translated from the coding sequence GTGAACAACCCTCAATCGGCCGACCTCCCGCCGACCATCGCTGGCCTCGGTGAGCTGAAGCTGCACAGCCACGGTGGCTACGCGACGATCTACCGGGCCACCCAGGGCAGGGTCGGCCGCGAGGTCGCAGTCAAGATCGAAAATCGGACGATCGAGGACGAGCTGGAGCAGCGCCGCTTCATCCGCGAGGCGCACGCCGCCGGGCGGATGTCGTCGCACCGGCACGTCGTCGACCTCTTCGATGCCGGGGTCACCGATGACAACCGGCCGTTCCTGGTGATGGAGCTCTGCGCCGAGAGCTACGCCGACCGGATGAAGGTCGGGGTGCTGGATCAGGTCGAGGTACGCGAGCTGGGGGTCAAGATCGCCGGTGCGCTGGCGGACGCGCACAAACTCGGGGTGCTGCACCGGGACGTGAAACCGGCGAACATCCTGATCAGCGTCTTCGGTGAGCCCGCGCTCGCCGACTTCGGGCTCTCCATCCTCGTGGAGATGCGCGATCCGACGGTCAACCTGGAGATCCTGACCCCGGCCTACGCGCCGCCGGAGATGTTCGACCGGGCGGAGCCCGCGCCCGCCGCCGATGTCTACTCGCTCTGCGCGACGCTCTATGCCCTGCTCCGGGGTGCTCCGCCGCGCTGGCGCGACGACCACTATCTGGGCCTGTCGGCGCTGCTGGAGCTCTTCACCGAGGCGATCCCGGATCTCGCCGGTGTCTCGCCCCAGCTGACCGAGCTGCTCCGCCAGGGCATGTCCAACGATCCGCTCGACCGGCCGACCGCCGCGGAGCTCGCCGGGCGCCTCGCCGCGCTGGAGCTCACGAGTGAGATCCCGGGTCAGCGCGGTGCTCCCAGCCTTGACCGGCGCAGCGACGCCGCCGACGAGGTGACGGCACCGGCCCCGCGCCGGTGGTCGCTGGCGCGTCTGTTCGGCCTGGACGACTGA
- a CDS encoding acyl-CoA carboxylase subunit beta, with the protein MAILDTGLDPRTPSYLDSRGLMLTAVAELDAAIVKAREGGGEKQVTRHHARGKLLPRERIELLLDRDTAFLELSTIAGFGTGHPVGAGVVTGIGVVEGTECVIIASDPTVRGGAVNAYSLLKMERAAQIAADNGLPLVSLIESDGLDPSGQAEALLPGGAVLGGQARLRGRGSPSICAIFGIATAAGMSLPALADQVILVRGQARVHLAGSHVVRAATGEVVDEEALGGATLHATRTGLADLLAEDERDALRLVRHAVRRLRTPRTASPPGLVAPPKYDADDLIAVAAATSPARETLARILDGSEFDEVAPLFGEGLVTGWGSVHGHPIGVIASDRPMLGVDEIAKALRFIEISAPVPLVLLVNSTGFAVGGDDESRGIAVSAARLVRALANTPAPLITIVTGSAHGPGGQALGGRGMNPRFLLSWPTARASALPPAQVLAIAEHRSLADDGEPDHPVTALRLEEESSAMRRSGLLADDGIIDPRDTRTVLGICLSSIHRGAASEGNRP; encoded by the coding sequence ATGGCGATTCTCGATACAGGGCTTGATCCGCGTACACCCTCCTATCTGGACAGTCGCGGGCTCATGTTGACCGCGGTGGCAGAGTTGGACGCGGCGATCGTGAAGGCCCGCGAGGGCGGCGGGGAGAAGCAGGTCACGAGGCATCACGCCCGTGGCAAGCTGCTGCCCAGGGAGCGGATCGAACTGCTGCTCGACCGGGACACGGCCTTCCTGGAGCTCTCCACGATCGCGGGGTTCGGCACCGGGCACCCGGTCGGGGCGGGGGTGGTCACGGGGATCGGTGTCGTCGAAGGCACCGAATGCGTGATCATCGCGAGCGACCCGACGGTGCGCGGGGGCGCGGTCAACGCGTACTCCCTGCTGAAGATGGAGCGAGCCGCCCAGATCGCGGCAGACAACGGGTTGCCCCTGGTCAGCCTCATCGAGTCGGACGGCCTGGACCCGAGCGGCCAGGCCGAGGCGCTGCTGCCCGGCGGCGCGGTCCTCGGCGGGCAGGCCAGGCTGCGCGGTCGCGGCTCGCCCTCGATCTGCGCGATCTTCGGGATCGCCACGGCCGCCGGCATGTCACTGCCCGCGCTCGCTGACCAGGTCATCCTGGTACGCGGACAGGCCCGCGTCCATCTGGCCGGCTCCCACGTCGTCCGGGCCGCGACCGGCGAGGTGGTCGACGAGGAGGCGCTCGGCGGCGCGACCCTGCACGCCACCCGCACGGGCCTCGCCGACCTGCTCGCCGAGGACGAGCGGGACGCGCTGCGCCTGGTCCGCCACGCGGTACGCCGCCTGCGCACCCCTCGAACCGCCTCCCCGCCGGGCCTGGTCGCACCCCCGAAATACGACGCCGACGACCTGATCGCCGTGGCCGCAGCGACGAGCCCGGCGCGGGAAACCCTCGCCCGGATCCTCGACGGCAGCGAGTTCGACGAGGTCGCGCCCCTGTTCGGGGAGGGCCTCGTGACCGGCTGGGGCAGCGTGCACGGCCACCCGATCGGCGTCATCGCCAGCGACCGGCCGATGCTCGGCGTCGACGAGATCGCCAAGGCGCTGCGGTTCATCGAGATCTCGGCGCCCGTACCCCTGGTGCTCCTCGTGAATTCGACGGGTTTCGCCGTCGGCGGGGATGACGAGTCCCGGGGCATCGCGGTGAGCGCGGCCCGGCTCGTCCGGGCGCTCGCCAACACCCCCGCGCCGTTGATCACCATCGTGACCGGCAGCGCGCACGGGCCAGGCGGGCAGGCGCTGGGCGGTCGTGGCATGAACCCCCGCTTCCTGCTGAGCTGGCCGACCGCGCGTGCCTCGGCACTGCCGCCGGCCCAGGTGCTCGCGATCGCCGAGCACCGGTCACTCGCCGACGACGGCGAACCCGACCACCCCGTCACCGCGCTCCGGCTGGAGGAGGAGTCGTCGGCGATGCGCCGGTCCGGGCTCCTCGCCGACGACGGCATCATCGATCCGCGGGACACCCGAACCGTACTGGGCATCTGCCTCTCCTCGATCCACCGTGGAGCCGCTTCAGAGGGGAACAGACCATGA